One window of Cohnella hashimotonis genomic DNA carries:
- the fusA gene encoding elongation factor G: protein MAREFSLQNTRNIGIMAHIDAGKTTTTERILFYTGRVHKIGEVHEGAATMDWMEQEQERGITITSAATTAQWKGHRINIIDTPGHVDFTVEVERSLRVLDGAVGVFSAKEGVEPQSETVWRQADRYGVPRIAYVNKMDIIGADFLNVVRDMRLRLQANAVAIQLPIGAENGFVGMIDLIERVAYVYEDDLGKDPKTVEIPADLADQAEELRLELVEKVAELDDDLMAKYLEGEELSVAEIKAALRKGVVDVRIFPVVCGSSYRNKGVQPMLDAVVDFLPAPIDVPAIKGTTEDGEETVRHSSDTEPFSALAFKIMTDPFVGKLTFFRVYSGVLNSGSYVINATKNKRERIGRILQMHANSRQEISIVYSGDIAAAVGLKDTTTGDTLCDEKNPVILESMNFPEPVIQLAVEPKTKADQDKMGIALQKLSEEDPTFRAHTDEETGQTIIAGMGELHLEILVDRMLREFKVETNVGKPQVAYRETFKTAAKVEGKFVRQSGGRGQYGHCWVEFEPLEAGSGFVFENKVVGGVVPREYIAPVQAGIEESMKNGVLAGFPLVDIKATIFDGSYHDVDSNEMAFKIAGSMALKAAKDKCNPVLLEPIMKVEVTVPEEYMGDVMGMLSSRRGRIEGSDTRHGALIVRAKVPLAEMFGYSTVLRSGTQGRGVFSMELSHYEEVPKSISEEIVSKSKGA from the coding sequence ATGGCTAGAGAGTTCTCCTTGCAAAATACGCGCAACATCGGCATTATGGCGCATATTGATGCAGGCAAGACGACTACGACCGAGCGGATCCTGTTCTATACCGGCCGTGTCCACAAGATCGGCGAAGTGCATGAAGGCGCCGCCACCATGGACTGGATGGAGCAAGAGCAAGAGCGCGGCATCACGATCACGTCTGCCGCGACGACTGCTCAATGGAAGGGTCACCGCATCAATATTATCGACACACCGGGACACGTTGACTTTACGGTCGAGGTCGAGCGCTCGCTGCGCGTATTGGACGGGGCTGTCGGCGTATTTAGCGCCAAAGAAGGCGTAGAACCTCAATCCGAAACGGTATGGCGTCAAGCCGACCGTTACGGCGTTCCGCGCATCGCTTACGTTAACAAGATGGACATCATCGGCGCGGACTTCCTGAACGTTGTCCGCGACATGCGCTTGCGCCTGCAAGCCAACGCTGTTGCCATCCAGCTTCCGATCGGCGCAGAGAACGGATTCGTAGGCATGATCGACTTGATCGAACGAGTCGCTTATGTATACGAGGACGACCTGGGCAAAGATCCGAAGACCGTAGAGATTCCGGCCGACTTGGCCGACCAAGCCGAAGAGCTCCGTCTTGAGCTCGTCGAGAAGGTTGCCGAGCTTGACGACGATCTCATGGCGAAGTATCTTGAAGGGGAAGAACTGTCGGTCGCAGAGATCAAGGCAGCTCTTCGCAAGGGCGTCGTGGATGTTCGTATTTTCCCGGTCGTCTGCGGCTCTTCTTACCGCAACAAGGGCGTTCAGCCAATGCTGGATGCTGTCGTCGACTTCCTCCCGGCTCCGATCGACGTCCCTGCTATCAAGGGCACGACCGAAGACGGCGAAGAGACGGTTCGTCATTCCTCCGACACGGAGCCGTTCTCGGCGCTGGCGTTCAAGATCATGACCGACCCGTTTGTCGGCAAGCTGACGTTCTTCCGTGTATATTCCGGCGTTCTGAACTCCGGTTCGTACGTCATCAACGCGACGAAGAACAAGCGCGAACGTATCGGCCGTATTCTGCAGATGCACGCGAACAGCCGTCAAGAAATCAGCATCGTCTACTCCGGCGACATCGCCGCGGCAGTCGGTCTGAAGGACACGACGACTGGCGATACGCTGTGCGACGAGAAGAACCCGGTTATCCTCGAATCGATGAACTTCCCCGAGCCGGTTATCCAGCTTGCGGTTGAGCCTAAGACCAAGGCTGACCAAGACAAAATGGGTATCGCGCTCCAGAAGCTGTCGGAAGAGGATCCGACCTTCCGTGCGCACACGGACGAAGAGACTGGCCAGACGATCATCGCCGGCATGGGCGAGCTTCATCTGGAAATTCTCGTTGACCGCATGCTTCGCGAATTCAAGGTCGAGACGAACGTGGGCAAGCCGCAAGTTGCTTACCGCGAGACGTTCAAGACTGCAGCGAAGGTCGAAGGCAAGTTCGTTCGCCAATCCGGCGGACGCGGCCAATACGGCCATTGTTGGGTTGAGTTCGAACCGCTCGAAGCAGGCTCCGGCTTCGTGTTCGAGAACAAGGTTGTCGGCGGCGTAGTACCTCGCGAATACATCGCGCCGGTACAAGCCGGTATCGAAGAGTCGATGAAGAACGGCGTACTTGCCGGCTTCCCGCTCGTCGATATCAAAGCGACGATCTTCGACGGATCGTACCACGACGTCGACTCGAACGAAATGGCGTTCAAGATCGCCGGTTCGATGGCGCTTAAGGCTGCCAAGGACAAGTGTAACCCTGTCCTGCTCGAGCCGATCATGAAGGTCGAAGTAACTGTTCCGGAAGAGTACATGGGCGATGTCATGGGCATGCTCAGCTCCCGCCGCGGACGCATCGAAGGCAGCGACACCCGTCACGGTGCGCTCATCGTGCGCGCCAAGGTGCCGTTGGCTGAAATGTTCGGCTACTCGACCGTCCTTCGTTCCGGTACGCAGGGCCGTGGCGTATTCTCCATGGAACTGTCGCACTACGAAGAAGTGCCGAAGTCGATCTCCGAAGAGATCGTCTCCAAGAGCAAAGGCGCTTAA
- the tuf gene encoding elongation factor Tu — protein MAKAKFERNKPHVNIGTIGHVDHGKTTLTAAITTVLSKKYGGAAVAFDQIDKAPEERERGITISTAHVEYETPNRHYAHVDCPGHADYVKNMITGAAQMDGAILVVSAADGPMPQTREHILLSKQVGVPYIVVFLNKCDMVEDEELLELVEMEVRDLLNEYEFPGDDTPIIRGAAREALQNPDGPWADKIVELFEQVDTYIPQPERDTAKPFLMPVEDVFTITGRGTVATGRVERGTIKIGDEVEIIGLVEDSRKSVVTGVEMFRKLLDSAQAGDNVGALLRGVDRKDIERGQVIAKPGSVKPHTEFTAQIYVLTKEEGGRHKPFFTGYRPQFYFRTTDVTGIINLPEGTEMVMPGDNITVTVQLIAPIAVEEGTRFSIREGGRTVGAGAVASIQK, from the coding sequence ATGGCAAAGGCTAAATTTGAACGTAATAAACCGCACGTTAACATCGGTACGATCGGCCACGTCGACCACGGCAAAACGACGCTGACGGCTGCCATTACGACGGTTCTGTCCAAGAAGTACGGCGGCGCAGCTGTTGCGTTCGACCAAATCGACAAGGCTCCCGAAGAGCGCGAGCGCGGTATCACGATCTCCACGGCTCACGTTGAATACGAAACGCCTAACCGTCACTATGCTCACGTTGACTGCCCTGGACACGCCGACTATGTCAAGAACATGATCACCGGCGCTGCTCAAATGGACGGCGCGATTCTGGTTGTATCCGCTGCTGACGGCCCTATGCCGCAAACGCGCGAGCACATCCTGCTCTCCAAGCAAGTAGGCGTTCCTTACATCGTCGTATTCCTGAACAAGTGCGACATGGTTGAAGACGAAGAGCTCCTCGAGCTGGTTGAAATGGAAGTTCGCGACCTGCTGAACGAGTACGAGTTCCCGGGCGACGACACGCCGATCATCCGCGGCGCTGCTCGTGAGGCTCTGCAAAATCCTGACGGCCCTTGGGCTGACAAGATCGTTGAGCTGTTCGAACAAGTCGACACGTACATCCCGCAACCAGAGCGCGACACGGCTAAGCCTTTCCTGATGCCTGTCGAGGACGTGTTCACGATCACGGGTCGCGGTACGGTTGCTACGGGCCGCGTTGAGCGTGGTACGATCAAAATCGGCGATGAAGTTGAAATCATCGGTCTGGTTGAAGATTCCCGTAAATCCGTCGTTACCGGCGTAGAAATGTTCCGTAAGTTGCTCGACTCCGCTCAAGCGGGCGACAACGTCGGCGCACTGCTTCGCGGTGTTGACCGTAAGGACATCGAGCGCGGTCAAGTTATCGCTAAGCCGGGTTCGGTTAAGCCGCACACGGAATTCACGGCTCAAATCTACGTCCTGACCAAAGAAGAAGGCGGCCGTCACAAGCCTTTCTTCACGGGCTACCGTCCTCAGTTCTACTTCCGTACAACTGACGTTACGGGTATCATCAACCTGCCGGAAGGCACTGAGATGGTTATGCCTGGCGACAACATCACCGTTACCGTTCAACTGATCGCTCCGATCGCTGTTGAAGAAGGCACTCGCTTCTCCATCCGCGAAGGCGGCCGTACGGTTGGCGCCGGCGCTGTTGCTTCCATCCAAAAGTAA
- a CDS encoding methyl-accepting chemotaxis protein codes for MSWLQYSAQRDAAYKEFVSIGDRLAAQASANTNLLQPVAEALEKGAEPNQESQTILRRLLNAMTDGELMINSYYFSTFSEEKGDETAVVLLQVNQGLDEAGNHMGDDYMLSGDFKRAYTEALAGKSSLSDPYTDNVGSWISYQGPVKNDAGQVVAVLGLDYDYGKIQDRINGFLIRTAWIGIVVAAAAISLLVLFVRYALRPLKRLAVLAQEAAKGNLTVQVPVGSNNEIGQAAVSFNDMVRSLRDLTGSIKRTADEVTAASRTLKDTSAQAAVATGEITESIQLVASGAEMQMTSSQECQRAMSEIAIGIGRIAESSSTLSELAGGTAELATAGEQTLEDTARQMRQIEFNVVGASDMMSELQASSAKIQEIVGMIAEVANQTNLLALNASIEAARAGEQGKGFAVVAQEIRKLAERSKESSEAIATILHAVGSKTSAAASTLSQSAEEARAGTALASQTGESFRTILQAIREVSGQVQDVSAASQQMSAGSQEVAASIEELERVAKRSTEETQQVAAASEEQLASVQEIAGSAEQLRSLASELNEAVSRFRI; via the coding sequence ATGTCATGGCTTCAATACAGCGCGCAGCGCGATGCTGCCTACAAAGAGTTTGTTTCCATAGGCGATCGGCTTGCCGCGCAGGCCTCGGCCAATACGAATCTGCTGCAGCCCGTAGCCGAAGCTCTCGAAAAGGGAGCCGAGCCCAACCAGGAAAGTCAAACCATATTGCGCAGATTGCTGAACGCGATGACCGACGGCGAGCTGATGATTAATTCCTATTACTTTTCGACTTTCTCTGAGGAAAAGGGAGATGAGACCGCTGTCGTCCTGCTTCAGGTTAATCAAGGGCTGGATGAGGCCGGTAACCATATGGGCGACGATTATATGCTGTCAGGAGACTTTAAGCGCGCATATACGGAAGCATTGGCAGGGAAGTCTTCCCTCAGCGATCCTTATACGGATAATGTCGGGAGCTGGATATCCTATCAAGGCCCGGTGAAAAACGACGCCGGACAAGTTGTGGCGGTACTCGGTCTCGACTATGACTACGGTAAGATTCAAGATCGGATTAACGGATTTTTAATTCGTACGGCTTGGATCGGTATTGTAGTTGCGGCGGCCGCAATTTCACTGCTCGTCCTTTTTGTTCGGTACGCCTTGCGTCCGCTTAAGCGTCTGGCTGTGCTCGCGCAAGAAGCGGCAAAGGGGAATTTGACCGTTCAAGTGCCGGTAGGTTCGAACAATGAAATCGGTCAGGCGGCAGTGTCGTTTAACGATATGGTTCGCAGCTTGAGGGATTTGACGGGAAGCATCAAACGTACCGCGGATGAAGTGACTGCCGCATCGCGCACCTTAAAGGATACTTCCGCGCAGGCGGCGGTTGCCACGGGCGAGATTACGGAATCGATTCAACTGGTGGCATCGGGTGCGGAAATGCAGATGACGAGCTCGCAAGAGTGTCAAAGGGCCATGTCGGAGATCGCGATCGGAATCGGCCGCATTGCAGAATCGTCGTCAACGTTGTCCGAGCTTGCAGGCGGCACAGCCGAACTTGCGACGGCAGGCGAGCAGACGTTGGAGGATACGGCACGGCAAATGCGTCAGATCGAGTTTAATGTCGTTGGCGCCAGCGATATGATGAGCGAGCTGCAGGCTTCCAGTGCGAAGATTCAGGAAATTGTCGGCATGATCGCAGAAGTCGCCAATCAGACGAATCTGCTCGCGCTCAACGCTTCAATCGAAGCGGCACGTGCAGGAGAGCAAGGCAAGGGCTTCGCCGTCGTCGCGCAGGAGATCCGCAAGCTGGCCGAACGCTCCAAGGAATCGTCCGAAGCGATCGCGACGATTCTCCATGCGGTCGGATCCAAAACGTCCGCAGCTGCGTCGACCTTGTCGCAATCGGCGGAAGAAGCGCGGGCGGGAACGGCGCTTGCGTCGCAAACGGGCGAGTCGTTCCGTACGATACTTCAGGCAATCCGAGAAGTATCCGGCCAAGTCCAGGACGTATCCGCCGCTTCCCAGCAAATGTCTGCTGGCAGCCAGGAGGTGGCGGCCTCGATCGAAGAGCTCGAACGCGTAGCCAAGCGCTCCACCGAGGAAACGCAGCAGGTGGCTGCAGCGTCTGAGGAGCAGCTTGCCTCCGTTCAGGAGATTGCAGGCTCGGCCGAACAACTCCGGTCGCTGGCGTCGGAGCTGAACGAAGCGGTCAGCCGATTTCGAATTTAA
- the rpsJ gene encoding 30S ribosomal protein S10, with the protein MAKQKIRIRLKAYDHRILDQSAEKIVETAKRTGAGVSGPIPLPTEKQIITILRAVHKYKDSREQFEMRTHKRLIDIVNPTPQTVDALMRLDLPSGVDIEIKL; encoded by the coding sequence ATGGCAAAGCAAAAAATCCGTATCCGTTTGAAAGCCTACGACCACCGCATTCTTGATCAATCCGCGGAGAAGATCGTTGAAACGGCAAAGCGCACGGGTGCCGGCGTATCCGGTCCGATCCCGCTGCCGACCGAAAAGCAGATCATCACGATCCTGCGCGCGGTCCACAAGTACAAGGATTCGCGTGAGCAGTTCGAAATGCGTACGCACAAGCGCCTGATCGACATCGTCAATCCGACGCCGCAAACGGTCGACGCGCTGATGCGTCTGGACCTGCCGTCCGGCGTTGACATCGAGATCAAGCTGTAA
- the rplC gene encoding 50S ribosomal protein L3 yields the protein MPGILGRKLGMTQVFAADGSVVPVTVIEATPNVVLQKKTSDNDGYEAVQLGFADKREKLANKPETGHAKKAGTAPKRFIREVGGSSELEVGAEVKVDVFAEGQFVDVTGISKGKGTAGAIKRWGFQRGKMTHGSKYHRGNGSLATIRDANRVPKGKKMHGRLGSETITVQNLEVVKIDVERNVILIKGSVPGARNSYLKLRSSVKK from the coding sequence ATGCCAGGAATCTTGGGACGTAAGCTCGGTATGACGCAAGTGTTCGCGGCTGACGGAAGCGTCGTGCCGGTCACCGTCATCGAAGCAACGCCAAATGTCGTGCTGCAGAAGAAAACTTCCGACAACGACGGATACGAAGCTGTGCAACTCGGCTTTGCCGACAAGCGCGAAAAGCTCGCAAACAAGCCGGAAACGGGCCATGCAAAGAAGGCCGGTACGGCGCCCAAGCGCTTCATCCGCGAAGTTGGCGGATCTTCGGAACTCGAAGTCGGCGCTGAAGTTAAAGTTGACGTATTTGCCGAAGGGCAGTTTGTTGACGTAACGGGTATTTCGAAGGGTAAAGGAACTGCGGGCGCCATCAAGCGTTGGGGCTTCCAACGCGGCAAGATGACGCACGGTTCGAAGTACCACCGCGGTAATGGCTCGCTCGCTACGATTCGCGATGCGAACCGCGTGCCTAAGGGCAAGAAGATGCACGGCCGTCTCGGATCCGAGACGATTACGGTTCAAAACCTCGAAGTTGTCAAGATCGACGTTGAACGCAACGTTATCCTGATCAAAGGTTCCGTGCCGGGCGCTCGCAACAGCTACCTCAAACTCCGCTCGTCGGTGAAGAAATAA
- the rplD gene encoding 50S ribosomal protein L4, translated as MPKVSVYNVSGSAVGEIELSDLIFGVNPNASVMHSAVVLQQAAVRQGTHKTKGRSEVRGGGRKPWKQKGTGRARQGSIRSPQWKGGGTVFGPTPRSYGFKLPRKVRRLAIKSALSSKVIASDIIVLDQLSLATPKTKEFQGILNNLKVGRKALVVTADYENNVALSARNIPGVKFVSANGINVLDVLVHDKLIITKDAVAKVEEVFA; from the coding sequence ATGCCTAAAGTATCTGTATACAACGTGAGCGGCAGCGCGGTCGGCGAGATTGAACTGTCGGACCTGATCTTCGGCGTCAATCCGAACGCATCGGTCATGCACAGCGCGGTCGTGCTTCAACAAGCAGCCGTGCGCCAAGGCACTCACAAAACCAAAGGACGCTCCGAAGTACGCGGGGGCGGCCGCAAGCCATGGAAGCAAAAGGGTACAGGCCGCGCTCGTCAGGGCTCGATCCGTTCCCCGCAATGGAAGGGCGGCGGTACGGTTTTCGGACCGACTCCGCGCAGCTACGGCTTCAAGCTTCCTCGCAAGGTTCGTCGTCTGGCGATCAAGTCCGCACTGTCCAGCAAAGTCATCGCCAGCGACATCATCGTCCTGGATCAACTGAGCCTGGCAACGCCTAAGACGAAGGAATTCCAAGGCATTCTGAACAACCTCAAGGTCGGTCGCAAGGCGCTCGTCGTCACTGCCGACTATGAGAATAATGTGGCCCTGTCCGCACGCAATATTCCTGGCGTCAAGTTCGTCTCCGCCAACGGAATCAACGTGCTCGATGTGCTTGTCCATGACAAGCTGATCATCACGAAGGACGCGGTCGCTAAAGTCGAGGAGGTATTCGCGTAA
- the rplW gene encoding 50S ribosomal protein L23, giving the protein MKDPRDIIKRPVITERTSEFIDQLKYVFEVDLRTNKTEIKQAIEAIFKVKVVSVNTMRVPPKPRRYGRHSGYTSEWKKAIVQLSADSKPLEFFEASV; this is encoded by the coding sequence ATGAAAGACCCTCGCGATATTATCAAGCGCCCCGTCATCACGGAACGCACAAGCGAATTCATCGATCAGCTGAAGTACGTCTTCGAAGTCGATCTTCGCACCAACAAGACGGAAATCAAGCAAGCGATCGAAGCGATCTTCAAGGTGAAGGTCGTTAGCGTCAACACGATGCGCGTACCGCCGAAGCCGCGCCGCTACGGCCGTCACTCCGGCTACACTTCCGAATGGAAGAAGGCTATCGTGCAGCTGTCCGCGGACAGCAAGCCGCTCGAATTTTTCGAAGCATCGGTCTAA
- the rplB gene encoding 50S ribosomal protein L2, whose amino-acid sequence MPVKKFNPTSPSRREMTMSTFEEVTTNVPEKSLLAPLSKRGGRNHQGKITVRHQGGGHKRKYRIIDFKRNKDGVPGKVAQIEYDPNRTSYIALIHYLDGAKSYIVAPKGLKVGDQIVSGPDADIKVGNTLPLENIPVGTVIHNIELKPGKGGQLVRAAGTEAQLLGKEETYVTIRLASGEIRRILKQCRATIGSVGNQDHELINIGKAGRSRNLGKRPVVRGVVMNPVDHPHGGGEGRAPIGRKSPLSPWGKPTLGYKTRKKKKASSQYIVRRRK is encoded by the coding sequence GTGCCAGTCAAAAAGTTTAATCCGACATCGCCTAGCCGTCGCGAAATGACGATGTCGACGTTCGAGGAAGTCACCACGAACGTACCGGAGAAATCCTTGCTTGCACCGCTGTCGAAGCGCGGCGGCCGTAACCATCAAGGTAAGATTACGGTTCGTCACCAAGGCGGCGGACACAAGCGCAAGTACCGTATCATCGACTTCAAGCGCAACAAGGACGGCGTACCGGGCAAGGTCGCTCAGATCGAGTACGATCCGAACCGTACCTCTTACATCGCCCTGATCCACTATCTGGACGGCGCAAAGAGCTACATCGTCGCTCCTAAGGGTCTGAAGGTCGGCGACCAAATCGTCTCCGGTCCTGACGCCGACATCAAGGTGGGCAACACCCTTCCGCTGGAGAACATCCCGGTCGGTACGGTTATCCACAACATCGAGCTGAAGCCGGGCAAGGGCGGACAACTGGTTCGCGCCGCAGGCACCGAAGCTCAACTGCTGGGTAAGGAAGAGACTTATGTCACAATCCGCCTGGCATCCGGCGAGATCCGCCGCATCCTCAAGCAATGCCGCGCTACGATCGGTTCCGTCGGCAACCAAGACCATGAGCTGATCAACATCGGTAAAGCTGGTCGTTCCCGCAACCTCGGCAAGCGCCCGGTTGTCCGCGGTGTCGTCATGAACCCGGTCGATCACCCGCACGGCGGTGGCGAAGGCCGCGCTCCAATCGGCCGCAAGTCTCCTCTGTCCCCATGGGGCAAGCCGACGCTCGGTTACAAGACGCGCAAGAAGAAGAAGGCCTCGAGCCAATATATCGTACGCCGCCGCAAGTAA
- the rpsS gene encoding 30S ribosomal protein S19, with the protein MGRSLKKGPFIDGYLLKKVEVLNESSKKVVIKTWSRRSTIFPQFVGHTFAVYDGRKHVPVYVSEDMVGHKLGEFAPTRTYKGHTADDKKTGKR; encoded by the coding sequence ATGGGTCGCAGCTTAAAGAAAGGCCCGTTCATCGACGGCTATCTGCTGAAGAAAGTCGAAGTGCTGAACGAGTCCAGCAAGAAAGTCGTCATCAAGACGTGGTCGCGTCGTTCGACGATTTTCCCGCAATTCGTAGGTCACACGTTCGCCGTCTACGATGGCCGCAAGCATGTGCCGGTATACGTATCGGAAGACATGGTCGGTCACAAGCTTGGTGAATTCGCGCCTACGCGCACGTACAAAGGCCATACCGCCGACGACAAGAAGACCGGCAAACGATAA
- the rplV gene encoding 50S ribosomal protein L22 — MAQEAKAVARYIRIPARKVRLVADLIRGKKVGDAIAILRHTPRSASPILEKLLNSAVANAEHNYQLDVNKLVISEAFVNEGPTLKRFQPRSQGRAFSIFKRSSHITLVVSEK; from the coding sequence ATGGCACAAGAAGCCAAGGCCGTAGCGCGATACATTCGTATCCCGGCCCGCAAAGTCCGTCTGGTCGCAGATCTGATCCGCGGCAAGAAGGTAGGCGACGCAATCGCCATTCTGCGCCACACGCCGCGTTCGGCTTCCCCAATCCTGGAGAAGCTTCTGAACTCCGCAGTGGCTAACGCAGAGCACAACTATCAGCTCGACGTCAACAAGCTGGTTATCAGCGAAGCATTCGTCAACGAAGGTCCGACCCTCAAACGGTTCCAACCCCGTTCGCAGGGCCGCGCGTTCAGCATCTTCAAGCGCTCCAGCCACATCACGCTGGTCGTATCCGAGAAATAA
- the rpsC gene encoding 30S ribosomal protein S3: protein MGQKVNPVGLRIGVIRDWESKWYADKDFGTLLMEDVKIREFLKAKLKDASVSRFEIERAANRVNVTIHTAKPGMVIGKGGSEVEVIRGQLTKLTNGKKVHINISEIKTPEMDAILVAESIAQQLERRISFRRAMKQSMQRTLRMGAKGIKTLVSGRLGGAEIARTEGYSEGTVPLHTLRADIDYGTAEAHTTYGRIGVKVWIYRGEVLPAKKKRVVAEEGGN, encoded by the coding sequence GTGGGTCAGAAAGTAAATCCGGTCGGTCTTCGCATCGGCGTCATCCGCGATTGGGAATCCAAGTGGTACGCTGACAAGGACTTCGGCACGCTTCTTATGGAAGATGTCAAAATCCGCGAATTCCTCAAGGCCAAGCTTAAGGACGCATCGGTATCGCGCTTCGAGATCGAACGCGCTGCGAACCGCGTCAACGTAACGATTCATACTGCCAAGCCGGGTATGGTTATCGGCAAGGGCGGTTCCGAAGTAGAAGTGATCCGCGGTCAGCTGACGAAGCTGACGAACGGCAAGAAGGTGCACATCAACATCTCCGAGATCAAGACTCCGGAAATGGATGCCATCCTCGTCGCCGAGAGCATCGCGCAACAACTCGAACGTCGTATCTCGTTCCGCCGCGCCATGAAGCAATCGATGCAGCGCACGCTGCGTATGGGCGCGAAGGGTATCAAGACCCTCGTTAGCGGACGTCTGGGCGGCGCCGAAATCGCACGTACGGAAGGCTACAGCGAAGGAACGGTACCGCTTCACACGCTGCGCGCCGACATCGACTACGGTACGGCTGAAGCGCACACGACCTACGGTCGAATCGGCGTTAAAGTCTGGATCTACCGCGGCGAAGTCCTTCCAGCCAAGAAGAAGAGAGTAGTAGCTGAGGAAGGAGGCAACTAA
- the rplP gene encoding 50S ribosomal protein L16: protein MLVPKRVKHRKQHRGKMKGRAKGGTEVSFGEFGLQALEPSWVTNRQIESARIAMTRYIKRGGKVWIKIFPSKPITQKPLEVRMGSGKGNVEKWVAVVKPGKILFELAGVSEEIAREAMRLAAHKLPIKTKFVKREELGGEANEGQ from the coding sequence ATGTTGGTCCCTAAACGCGTCAAACACCGCAAGCAGCACCGCGGGAAGATGAAGGGCCGTGCCAAGGGCGGCACGGAAGTGAGCTTCGGCGAATTCGGCTTGCAAGCACTGGAGCCTTCGTGGGTTACGAACCGCCAGATCGAATCTGCGCGTATCGCAATGACCCGCTATATCAAGCGTGGCGGTAAGGTATGGATCAAGATCTTCCCGTCCAAGCCGATTACTCAAAAGCCTCTCGAGGTGCGGATGGGTAGCGGTAAAGGTAACGTCGAGAAGTGGGTTGCCGTCGTGAAGCCGGGCAAGATTTTGTTCGAGCTCGCAGGCGTCTCCGAGGAAATCGCACGCGAAGCGATGCGTCTGGCCGCGCACAAGCTGCCGATCAAGACGAAGTTCGTGAAACGCGAAGAACTGGGTGGTGAAGCAAATGAAGGCCAGTGA
- the rpmC gene encoding 50S ribosomal protein L29, translated as MKASEFRNLTSVEIEQKVSGFKEELFNLRFQLATGQLDNPHRISELRKEIARAKTILRERELGIIS; from the coding sequence ATGAAGGCCAGTGAATTCCGTAACCTTACTTCGGTCGAAATCGAACAGAAGGTTTCCGGCTTCAAGGAAGAGCTGTTCAACCTTCGTTTCCAACTGGCTACCGGCCAACTGGACAACCCGCATCGCATCAGCGAACTGCGGAAAGAGATTGCCCGGGCCAAAACCATTTTGCGCGAGCGTGAACTGGGCATCATCAGCTAA
- the rpsQ gene encoding 30S ribosomal protein S17 encodes MSERNNRKVQIGKVVSDKMDKTIVVAVETHKKHSLYHKRIKYTKKFKAHDENNEAQIGDTVKIMETRKLSKDKNWRLVEVTEKAVIL; translated from the coding sequence ATGAGCGAACGCAACAACCGTAAGGTTCAGATCGGCAAAGTCGTTAGCGACAAGATGGACAAAACGATCGTAGTGGCTGTCGAAACGCACAAGAAGCACAGCCTGTACCATAAGCGGATCAAGTACACGAAGAAGTTCAAAGCGCACGACGAGAACAACGAAGCACAAATCGGCGACACCGTGAAGATCATGGAGACCCGCAAGCTGTCCAAGGACAAGAACTGGCGCCTGGTCGAAGTTACCGAGAAAGCCGTTATTCTGTAA
- the rplN gene encoding 50S ribosomal protein L14: protein MIQPFTRLRVADNSGAKELMCIRVLGGTGRRVGHIGDLIVASVKQATPGGVVKKGDVVKCVIVRTKRSVRRKDGSYIAFDENAAVIVKEDKSPRGTRIFGPVARELRERDFMKIISLAPEVL from the coding sequence ATGATTCAACCGTTTACGAGATTGCGCGTTGCCGACAACTCCGGCGCGAAGGAACTGATGTGTATCCGCGTGCTTGGAGGCACGGGACGTCGCGTCGGTCACATCGGCGATCTGATCGTCGCTTCCGTCAAACAAGCAACACCAGGCGGCGTTGTCAAGAAGGGCGATGTCGTTAAATGCGTAATCGTCCGTACGAAGCGTTCGGTACGCCGTAAAGACGGCTCCTACATCGCGTTCGACGAGAACGCAGCCGTTATCGTCAAGGAAGACAAGAGCCCGCGCGGTACCCGTATCTTCGGACCAGTCGCACGTGAGCTTCGCGAACGTGATTTCATGAAAATCATTTCTCTGGCACCGGAAGTGCTTTAA